From Oncorhynchus keta strain PuntledgeMale-10-30-2019 chromosome 8, Oket_V2, whole genome shotgun sequence:
tctttctctccctcttcttcaacactaacatcctcctcctctttcactcagAACGTCTTTCTCTGCTTCTTTCACTAtaacagcctcaccctctacttgtttTGTATTGTGACAGCCACCTCTTTCACGACAACGTTCAGCCACATTCCCTCTTTCTCCGTCCAACAGACCTCATCTTCTTTAGCAGGAGGAGAGTAATTTATTAAGCTCATGGTAGGAGATGTTAGCTTGCTAGGCTAATGCTAATTTAACAAGCCCGCTAGctgactaataacaacaacaccGTATATATTACATTAAAACGGACTAAAACGGACATTAAAACTAACTAGACGACAGAAGTGGGTTTAAAACACAGTGGCTAATATACACTAAAGAGCTTAATTGGTTCGGCTATTTTGTCTAGTAAGCTACTGAGGTGGCTGACTAACTGTTGCAGTTGTTGAAAGAAGCGTTCCGTCCACGAGATTATACGTCACACTAACAGCATCGCCTTAAAGCCCCACACCatacctagtctgttcattatatacatctacatgatgtattgttacaccatgtaggagcagtatagatctagtctgttcattatatacatctagatgatgtattgttacaccatgtcggagcagtatagacctagtctgttcctTATATACATCTATATGAGGTATTGTTACACcttgtaggagcagtatagatctactgtagctagctgctaATTTAGATGTAGTATGACTTAATTAATTAAGCTCCCTTAaatatgctgtggtaaacatgtttTATTCGCACTAATCAATCAACACATTCCTGTCTGTGTATGTCTCAATATAATGGTATTATTTAACTAAATTCATTTAAAATAATCTTTGTCTGAAAATAAAATATGATCCTCAACTGCGTTtcccactccagtcagcagacgGCGATGTGCATCTTTCAGGCGATGCTGCTagcgtgacgtataatctagtggacggttCTTCATAAACAGTTCGTCAAACACCTCGGTAGCTTACTAGCCAACATAGCCGAAATATTCCAGCTGTTTATACGCTTTCGGCGTATATTAGCTAATGTGTTTTAGACACACTTCTGTCGTATCTACTTGTTAACCTATTTAATTTAATATTACGTAATGTTTTATTAGTCAGCTATAGTAGCTGGCTGGGTAAGTTAGCACTAGCATGGTCACTAatgatagctggctagctaacatccCCGAACATGAGCTCCCTAAACTTCTCCCCTCCTGTTAAAGAAGAGGAAGTCTGCTGGACGGAGGAAGAGGGTCTGTGGCTGAACGTTGtggtgaaagaggaggaagaggatgtcaaaatacaaaaacaagtagagggtgaggctgttacagtgaaagaagaagagaaagactcgttcagagtgaaagaggaggatgttacagtaaaagaaGAGGAGGATACAGTTTTTGGAGTGAAGAAGGAAGGGGAGATTACTATCACATTGAAagatgaagatgaagaggaggagattAACACCAGTAAGTACTGCCTTATATCGGTATTTAACTTTGGATATTCGGAGTTGGCTCGTCAATACCTCTTCAATGAAGGGCCCTAGGATGATGACGGATGTCTACAATCAGACGGCGTAGAGAGCAAGCTACCCCTTGTTTTTTCCGTTCTGTTTCCAAAAGGTGACTTAACATATATATTTAAGAAGGGTCTATCTGCTGACCGCAGACTGGGGGGCACGGCATGTAGTGATTTTTGTGTAGTGATGATTTACTACACACTGTGCCCACCAATAGTGCCATGTGAGAGTTGGGTTGGCTACACAAAAGATTATGGATATACTAACAAGATGTCTCTCCGACCAAACAAGGGGAGTCGTTGTCCACAAAGCGGCACTGCGGATTCTCGAGCTCCCGCCTCTCCTTTCTTTGGGTATACTTGTTATTATTGTCATCCATTTTAATCCACAGACATGAACACGCCGTTCTATACAGTCCACCTGGTAGAAGTTCATATCTAACAGATGAAAATCTCTTTTAGGAACTTAGAAAGAGGGGGAGTCTACAGCTGCAACaactaggattgtgcctttggcttctggacaacgaaataaagttgatatgaaaaccaatagaacaggggagaaatggcatagtggtgggtctccaatagaacaggagagaaatggcatagtggtgggtctaatagaacaagAGAAAAttacatagtggtgggtccaatagaacaggaaaGAATTGACATAGTGGTGGGCCCAAGAGGTAAATAAATTTAGATACATTTGCCCAAATTATATAATAACTCCTGTCtatacagaaagaaagaaaatccTTTACCAGAAAGTGTGACGTTGCCACAGAGGAATCAGGGATCATtagcttctttaaaaaaatagCTGTGTATGGTTTCAAATCACAAGCTTGTAGGCTTATGCCTATTTGGGCAGTGTGTGTGGCAATAGGCCTCGTTGATTACTGAGTTgcggctgtcagtgaaaagcatctcAAATAGGTATGAAGATAATGTCTCTTGAGTATAATTTAAAATGTTGAGACAAGAAGaaggggagggttgtgtggtgaagatataggTGAGTCTCTTTAGAAAAAGTGTAGTACTGTAGAAACAGTCTccaacataatataataataataatatatgccatttagcagacgcttttatccaaagcaaggGCTTCCCCAGTATAGTACTGTAGAAACACCCTCCAACATGAAGGGCTTCCCTGGTATAGTCCTGTAGAAACACCCTCCAAGGATAATTTGTCTTTCTGATTTTGAATTGTAAGACAAAATTATTAGtccatactgcatactgcatagtAACATATTAGATAACATTCACAACATGGAACAACAgtaaccatagtaaaacattggATAACATTCACAACATGGAACAACAGTAACCATAGTAACATTGTTTCCCCAAAAcaatctaaaggaagtttgttctgaagtgtctgtcctctatctgagagagaataaaaaaatgtttttaaccccttatttatgtcactaaagtctttccacattttgttacgttacagccttattctacaatggattaaataaatacaaatcctcgtcaatctacacataatgccccataatgacatcacaataccccataataacaaagcgaaaataggtttttagaaataaaatcacatttattATAAAgaaaaaacaaataccttatttacataagtattcagtacctttgctatgagactcgaaattgagttcaggtgcatcctgtatccattaatcatccttgagatgtttctacaacttgattggagtccacctgtggtaaattcagttgattggaaattatttggaaaaGCTCACACCTGtctggctaccacagcattctgaagcatttcgctacactcgcattaacatctgctaaccatgtgtatgtgacaaataaaatttgatttgattttgaagcgatacgccatcccatctggtttgcgcttagtgggattatcatttgtttttcaacaggacaatgatccaatacacctccaggctgtgtaagggctatttgaccaaaaatgagagtgatggagtgctgcatcagatgacctgacctccacaatcacccaacctcaactcaattgagatggtttgagatgaattggaccgcagagtgaaggaaaagcagacaacgAGTGCTCAGCaaatatgggaactccttcaagactgtttgaaaagcattccaggtgaagctggttgagagaatgccaagagtgtgcaaagctgtcatcaaggcaaagggtggctacaaatatattttgatttgtttaccacttttctggttactacatgattccatatgtgttatttcatagttgtcatgtcttcactattattctacaatgtagaaaatagtacaaataaataaaaacccttgaatgagcaggtatgtctgtaaccgatgtgaaatggctagctagttagccgtggtgcacgctaatagcgtttcaatcggtgacttcactcgctatactgttacattgatgctgttgacccagatcactggttgctgcagaaaaggaggaggtcaaaaggttGGGTGAGTGTAAACGATGTGATATGGCTAGCTAGTTTGCGGTTCTGCGCGCTTAAAGCATTttaaatcggtgacgtcacttgatCTGAGACCTTGAaatagtggttccccttgctctgaaagggccgtggcttttgtggagcgatgggtaacgatgcttcgtgggtgaatGTTgctgatgtgtgcagagggtccctggttcgagcgaggggacagaagctatactcttacatgtccaaacttttgactggtactgtatatctcattAATGTTTTTACATTTAGTTACAAAAAGTACATTTCTTACCACTTCTTCCATAGTCAAACATGTAAGGAAATATTGTTTTTAAATCAAAAGGGATgctgtaaaaaaatgttttgaattCAAATGAATTTACCCAGCCTACAAATCACTACAGCCACTCTGTGATGACCAGTTCTGCTCTTTTATTGAGGGATATAGTCTAGATTACACCTCATAGGAAGATACTAGATACTGTGTCTTTggcaggagagagaccagactcaCTATGACAGCAGGAAGAGTCCTTCAGGGAAACCAGACCCAGAGACACCCAAACCAGCAAGACAACACCACTGCTCCCATTGTGAAAAGAGTTTGCTGGTTAGGGAACCTAAAACGccatgagaggacacacacaggagaaaagccataCCACCGCTTCCAATGTGAAAAGAGATTTTCCAGATCAGGGGACTTAAAAGCTCATTAGTGAATAGACACAGAGCTTAATGTGAGTTTCCTTGAGTAGCACTCCTGATCTTGCGCTGATAGTGCGCTGTAATATTCAGAATACATTGTGAAAATCTAAAATCTTCGCTCACCATTTTTGCATTTTTGCTCCaggcagatatactacatccataactagcggTTTCCTCATCAGGAGGGAGGTGTTTCTGCAATCAAATTGTGTGCGCATCACCCTCGTGCTGCAATTTTAGCAAACACAGAAAGGGGCCGATATTGGAGACCAAAAGTCGTCTGGCACAGTGCTTAGGATTTCAACAACTTGAATAACTTATTTCTGGCCTACAATCATCGATGTTACTACTaatgtgaaaacaagacaaactAGAACTTTCTCACTTGACTGTCTTAAGACAATTGTCAAATTATTTTAACATTCATTACAGACGTCAATTGTTGTACAACATCATGGCTATGCTGTTGGCATCACCTTTTACTATGGATTTCTGCTGTTGTGGGCCTTTAACCATCTGCCTGACTCTGTTCACACAGGAAAGAGACGTGACTATcttggatcctctggggagcctcaacaacttCATGATGCTGACGAGGCAGAGAAAGGTCTCTCCAGATCCGAACTCCTCAAGAAGCACCAGCAGAGACCCACAGGGAAAAAAtctcactgctgctctgactgtgggaagagattcacCTCCTCAGCAGGCATTACAATTCATCAAAgaatccacacaggagagaaaccttatagctgtgatcaatgtggcaAGAGATATCTTACATGTAGCAGTCTAACtaaacaccagagaacacacacaggagagaaacttTTTAGCTGCTcagactgtggaaagagttttgtttCTTCAGGATGTTTAgaatcacaccagagaacacacacaggagagaaaccttatagatgtgatcaatgtgggaagagttttgttacTTCTAGTAGTCTGACtaaacaccagagaacacacacaggagagaaaccgtaTAACTGTAAACAATGTGGGAAAACTTTTAGTCAGTCATTCAGCctgatatcacaccagagaacacacacaggagagaaaccttatagctgtgatcaatgtgggaagagttttgttacTTCTAGCAGTCTGactatacaccagagaacacacacaggagagaaacggtatagctgtgatcaatgtgacaAGAGATACTCTAGTAAAAGATCTCTGATCAAACATCAGAAAAAACATACATGAAGGAGTTGTTTCACGATATCAATGAAATAAAACCTCAAAatatagaatgttttaacattgtagtaggagtattttaatgaagTCACAATGTAGAACCCTAAACGTTTGCCCCCTGTTCAATTGATTTCAGCGTGATATGGATATTAGCCTCGGGAAAAATCCAGGCTCTGAAATGGAAGAGTACTATTTATGTGGTCTAACAAAAAGTGACTAACAAAAAAAGAGTTGTGTTGCACTTACCGCGTTGGCGACCCACTTGAATCAGTATGTAGCTAGCTGTTTTCTACAAGTTGTCTTCTAACCAATGATGTACACATTATTCCCAGATTCCGTGTGGTTTTTGAGCTGTTAGTTTGATGAGTGATGACAAAGTGTTCCATCTCTCCAAAACgtagctgactgtcttctgcagGTTGTCCTTCAACCAGTGAGGTACCAAGGTAACTCTAATTTCCACGTGTTTTTGTTGTGTTAGTTAACAGCAGTACAACCTGTTTTCCCCACTAATCGAAATCAGTGATTTATTGCTACTTGTCAAAACAAGTGTTTCTGTTGTTTGTGCAGTTTATAAGGTGCTTGTTTAATAAATAAAAGTAATATGGTTATATTGTACATTTTATGTTTAGGTTTTCAATATATCACAACCTGTTTCTGCATATTGGTTATTGATTTGGACACGTTAAAACTGTGTTTTGACATTGGGGCTATCTGTTGCAGGAattaaattcctatatgttttaatacccaattaaaatgAAACACTGTCAatttctaagaatttgtaagactcttatttgcataaaatcgacagagaccagtctcaaaatcaatcagcagcgtttattctcgagagtactgaacatgatacagtttaccacaggttataaactga
This genomic window contains:
- the LOC118386785 gene encoding uncharacterized protein LOC118386785 isoform X5, translated to MSSLNFSPPVKEEEVCWTEEEGLWLNVVVKEEEEDVKIQKQVEGEAVTVKEEEKDSFRVKEEDVTVKEEEDTVFGVKKEGEITITLKDEDEEEEINTRQ
- the LOC118386785 gene encoding gastrula zinc finger protein XlCGF17.1-like isoform X2; the protein is MSSLNFSPPVKEEEVCWTEEEGLWLNVVVKEEEEDVKIQKQVEGEAVTVKEEEKDSFRVKEEDVTVKEEEDTVFGVKKEGEITITLKDEDEEEEINTRKRRDYLGSSGEPQQLHDADEAEKGLSRSELLKKHQQRPTGKKSHCCSDCGKRFTSSAGITIHQRIHTGEKPYSCDQCGKRYLTCSSLTKHQRTHTGEKLFSCSDCGKSFVSSGCLESHQRTHTGEKPYRCDQCGKSFVTSSSLTKHQRTHTGEKPYNCKQCGKTFSQSFSLISHQRTHTGEKPYSCDQCGKSFVTSSSLTIHQRTHTGEKRYSCDQCDKRYSSKRSLIKHQKKHT